The following coding sequences lie in one Vibrio algicola genomic window:
- a CDS encoding TonB-dependent hemoglobin/transferrin/lactoferrin family receptor, with translation MSTFNFKPNLLATAIAFSFSSPLIAAEKSALNEVVVSATRTEQNINDVSASVETVSNNEIDDTMASDPKQALQYTPGVDAQGSGRFGISGYNIRGMEDSRVKVMVDGVQQPTSYNPGSNEQRFYPNDIEIDTLSAIEINKGPSSILYGSDALGGVVLFKTKDPSDVLINDGNENRFGIKSSYTSADETFKNTLTWAMRQGKLETLLMVTYADGYETETYGDGADISGPDRGAADPADKNIGNVLGKAYYQINDAHRIGLTVEYYQRQYDEDELSYDGYSMTIPSMPMPLITYNDSYNQDTSERLRVGLSHDWSMNTLLADQLAWSINSQMSDSLSKNYDTTTGMMGTGKRMRKRDASDDSIQFDAQFDKLIEANHGFHQLTYGANFMHNKFKIDNSDHKYDLATVGPGNTGMPDATLVKWGAFIQDQAFLLDERVILTAGLRYDSFKTSPKTDDGFTTEYPENKSDSFTGKIGTVYHFSDHFSSFAQISQGFKAPTVYDLYYSYNQGAIVDANPDLQPEKSLSYELGVRGQSQSARFELVGFYNDYSDFITDQYLGKVGNKDHYSKSNIANAEIYGVEFSSTILLDQAFNAPQGIYSKFSVAYAEGRDKDSGDHLDSVAPLTGNVGVGYDSVNHTFGGLVNITMAASKNDWSQDDNFVAAGYSLVDLTTYYRPIQDLTLRAGLFNALDKKYWLYSELNGKKSGENQDFYTQSGRNWGVSLDYQSKALLINR, from the coding sequence ATGTCTACCTTCAATTTTAAACCTAACCTATTGGCTACTGCGATTGCTTTCTCATTTTCCTCACCATTAATAGCGGCAGAAAAAAGTGCCTTAAACGAAGTTGTGGTGTCTGCCACCCGTACCGAGCAAAATATTAACGATGTTTCCGCTTCTGTCGAAACCGTTTCAAATAACGAGATCGATGACACTATGGCCAGCGATCCTAAACAAGCACTGCAATACACACCAGGTGTGGATGCACAAGGCAGTGGTCGCTTTGGGATCTCAGGTTATAACATCCGTGGTATGGAAGACAGTCGCGTCAAGGTTATGGTCGATGGTGTCCAACAACCCACCTCGTACAACCCAGGGTCTAATGAGCAACGTTTCTATCCCAATGATATCGAAATCGATACCTTATCGGCCATCGAAATTAACAAAGGTCCCTCTTCAATCTTATATGGTTCCGATGCCTTAGGTGGTGTAGTGCTATTTAAAACCAAAGACCCTTCTGATGTATTGATCAACGATGGCAACGAAAATCGATTTGGGATTAAATCGAGCTACACTTCAGCCGATGAAACCTTTAAAAACACTTTAACTTGGGCAATGCGTCAAGGTAAGTTAGAAACCTTATTGATGGTCACTTATGCCGATGGGTATGAAACAGAAACCTACGGTGATGGCGCCGATATTTCAGGACCTGATCGTGGCGCGGCCGATCCCGCCGATAAAAACATTGGTAATGTGTTAGGTAAAGCTTATTACCAAATTAATGATGCTCACCGAATTGGCTTAACGGTTGAATACTACCAACGTCAATATGATGAAGATGAATTGTCTTATGACGGCTACTCAATGACTATACCTAGCATGCCGATGCCATTGATCACTTATAATGATAGTTATAATCAAGATACCAGCGAACGTCTTCGGGTTGGACTCTCGCACGATTGGAGCATGAATACCCTACTAGCCGATCAACTGGCTTGGTCAATCAACTCTCAAATGTCGGATTCCTTATCGAAAAATTACGATACCACCACAGGTATGATGGGGACTGGAAAGCGCATGCGTAAGCGTGATGCCAGTGATGATAGCATTCAATTTGATGCCCAATTTGATAAATTAATCGAAGCAAATCATGGGTTCCATCAGCTCACTTATGGTGCTAACTTTATGCACAATAAGTTTAAAATTGATAATAGCGACCATAAATATGATCTCGCCACCGTCGGCCCTGGCAACACTGGTATGCCGGATGCTACCTTAGTTAAATGGGGCGCGTTTATTCAAGACCAAGCCTTTTTACTCGATGAACGTGTCATTCTAACGGCAGGTTTGCGTTACGATTCTTTTAAAACCTCACCTAAGACTGACGACGGTTTTACCACTGAATATCCTGAAAATAAAAGTGACTCGTTTACCGGAAAAATAGGCACTGTTTATCATTTTAGTGATCACTTCAGCAGCTTTGCGCAAATTAGCCAAGGTTTTAAAGCACCGACGGTTTACGATCTTTATTACTCTTATAATCAAGGTGCTATCGTCGATGCCAATCCCGATCTTCAGCCCGAAAAAAGCTTATCTTATGAGCTAGGAGTCCGTGGACAAAGTCAATCCGCGCGTTTTGAATTAGTTGGCTTCTACAATGATTACAGTGACTTCATCACTGACCAATATTTAGGTAAAGTCGGCAATAAAGATCATTACAGTAAAAGTAATATCGCCAATGCTGAAATCTATGGGGTCGAATTTTCATCGACTATTTTACTTGATCAAGCTTTTAACGCTCCGCAAGGTATCTACAGTAAATTTTCGGTGGCTTACGCCGAAGGTCGAGACAAAGACAGTGGCGATCACCTAGATTCTGTTGCCCCACTCACCGGTAATGTTGGCGTTGGCTATGACAGTGTCAATCATACTTTTGGTGGTTTAGTTAATATCACAATGGCGGCGAGTAAAAATGATTGGTCACAAGATGATAATTTTGTGGCGGCAGGTTATAGCTTAGTCGATTTAACCACCTATTATCGTCCTATCCAGGACTTAACCTTACGTGCAGGATTATTTAATGCTTTGGATAAAAAATATTGGTTATATTCTGAACTGAACGGTAAAAAATCGGGCGAAAATCAAGACTTTTATACTCAATCAGGTCGTAACTGGGGCGTTAGCTTAGATTATCAATCTAAGGCTCTTTTAATCAATCGATGA
- a CDS encoding FAD-dependent oxidoreductase, translating into MKIIIIGGVAGGASAAARARRLSEDAEIIMFERGPHVSFANCGLPYHIGGDITDRNKLLLQTPDSFLARFNVDVRVMNEVVAINKEDKSVTVTNLLQGSQYTESYDFLLLSPGASPIVPPINGIDNPLTHSLRNIPDMDAILTSLKQYQPQHATVVGGGFIGLEMMEAFHQLGIKTTLIEMADQVMTPVDREMAGFVHQEIRAKNIDLRLGVSLQSIQHQSKDNLLTLSLSNGEELQTGLLILAIGVKPEITLAKQAGLEIGELGGIKTNVMMQTSDPSIYAVGDAIEEMDFVSGKATLVPLAGPANRQGRMAADNMFGRAQSYQGTQGTAICKVFDLAVASTGKNEKQLQQMKTPYQKVYVHTASHASYYPGAETVSLKLIYNPNNGKILGAQAIGKDGIDKRIDIIAVAQRAGMTIEQLQHIELTYAPPYGSAKDVLNQAAFVANNIINGDAAPIHYDEINNLNDDQILLDVRNPGERENNNHIIGDINIPLDQLRQRISELPKDKEIIVYCQVGLRGNVAYRQLVNNGFKAKNLIGGYRTYLAANA; encoded by the coding sequence ATGAAAATTATCATTATTGGTGGAGTAGCTGGAGGTGCATCAGCGGCAGCAAGGGCGCGCAGATTAAGTGAAGACGCTGAAATCATTATGTTTGAGCGCGGTCCTCATGTTTCCTTCGCAAACTGCGGTCTCCCTTATCATATCGGTGGTGATATTACTGATCGAAATAAGCTGTTATTACAGACACCAGATAGTTTTTTAGCCCGTTTTAATGTTGATGTCCGGGTAATGAATGAAGTTGTAGCGATTAATAAAGAAGATAAAAGCGTTACGGTCACTAATCTTTTACAAGGTAGCCAATACACAGAGTCGTACGATTTTTTACTATTAAGCCCTGGCGCTTCCCCTATTGTTCCACCGATTAATGGTATTGATAATCCATTAACGCATTCTTTACGGAATATTCCAGATATGGACGCCATACTTACAAGTCTCAAACAATATCAGCCACAACATGCAACCGTGGTTGGTGGTGGTTTTATTGGTCTTGAAATGATGGAAGCCTTCCATCAGCTTGGGATTAAAACGACCTTGATCGAAATGGCGGATCAAGTGATGACACCTGTAGATCGTGAAATGGCGGGTTTCGTTCACCAAGAAATCAGAGCTAAAAACATTGATTTACGATTAGGCGTTTCGCTGCAGTCTATACAACACCAGTCGAAGGATAACCTATTAACACTATCATTAAGTAATGGTGAGGAACTACAAACGGGGTTACTCATTTTGGCTATTGGTGTTAAGCCTGAAATCACTCTCGCCAAACAAGCCGGTTTAGAGATTGGAGAACTTGGTGGCATCAAAACCAATGTAATGATGCAAACTAGCGATCCAAGTATTTATGCGGTAGGTGACGCTATTGAGGAAATGGATTTTGTCTCCGGAAAAGCAACTTTAGTGCCTCTTGCTGGTCCAGCAAACCGCCAAGGAAGAATGGCAGCAGATAATATGTTTGGCCGAGCACAAAGCTATCAAGGAACTCAAGGGACTGCGATTTGTAAAGTATTCGATCTCGCCGTCGCCTCGACAGGAAAAAATGAAAAGCAATTACAGCAAATGAAGACACCGTATCAAAAAGTGTATGTGCATACCGCAAGTCATGCTAGTTATTACCCTGGAGCAGAAACAGTATCTTTAAAGCTTATCTATAACCCAAATAATGGCAAAATTCTTGGTGCACAAGCCATCGGAAAAGATGGTATTGATAAACGAATTGATATCATAGCAGTAGCACAACGGGCAGGTATGACAATTGAACAGTTACAACATATTGAACTCACTTACGCACCCCCTTATGGCAGTGCCAAAGATGTTCTAAACCAAGCTGCGTTTGTTGCTAATAACATTATAAATGGTGATGCTGCACCTATCCATTATGATGAAATTAACAATTTAAATGATGATCAGATATTGCTTGATGTTCGCAACCCTGGCGAGAGAGAAAACAATAACCATATCATTGGGGATATCAATATTCCGCTTGATCAATTACGTCAACGGATAAGTGAACTACCAAAAGACAAGGAAATCATTGTTTACTGCCAAGTTGGGTTACGCGGTAATGTTGCGTATCGTCAACTCGTCAACAATGGCTTTAAAGCCAAAAATCTTATCGGGGGTTATCGTACCTACCTAGCGGCTAACGCTTAA
- a CDS encoding D-alanine--D-alanine ligase — protein MKNILLLCGGGSSEHEVSLVSAQYLEQQLKLITDFRVIKVELTKNNGWQLFDEVSSSTLLVELDIMHGALKGDDFASVVIDYVVPCIHGFPGETGDIQSLLDLANIPYLGCGAEASSNSFNKITSKLWYDALKVPNTPYRYLTENSQQSIMIAEQAFDLWGNVFVKAARQGSSVGCYNVTNRNELTSTIQDAFQYSEQVLIEKSVKPRELEVAAYQYQGELIITKPGEVIAPDGVFYTYDEKYSAGSHSTTTLEAQGLSDKQLADIDQYSRKVFTHMQLKDLSRIDFFLTEDDEIYLNEVNTFPGMTPISMFPKLMEHNGHVFSAFLEQAVRGAIK, from the coding sequence ATGAAAAATATCCTACTTTTATGTGGTGGTGGTTCTTCTGAACATGAGGTATCACTGGTCTCTGCTCAATATTTAGAGCAACAGCTGAAGTTAATCACTGATTTTCGAGTTATTAAAGTTGAGTTAACTAAAAATAACGGCTGGCAATTATTTGATGAGGTAAGTTCGAGTACCTTATTGGTTGAACTTGATATCATGCATGGTGCGCTAAAAGGAGATGATTTCGCCTCTGTTGTGATCGATTATGTTGTCCCTTGTATTCATGGTTTTCCAGGAGAAACGGGTGATATTCAGTCTTTGCTTGATCTAGCAAACATCCCATACCTAGGTTGTGGTGCAGAAGCAAGCTCAAACAGTTTCAATAAAATCACCTCAAAGCTTTGGTATGACGCGCTTAAGGTGCCGAATACGCCTTATCGATATTTAACCGAGAATTCTCAACAATCCATTATGATTGCTGAGCAAGCCTTTGATCTGTGGGGGAATGTATTTGTAAAAGCCGCAAGACAAGGATCATCTGTTGGTTGTTACAATGTCACAAATCGTAATGAGCTCACCTCAACGATTCAAGATGCATTTCAATATTCCGAGCAAGTATTGATAGAGAAATCGGTTAAACCTCGTGAACTTGAAGTTGCCGCTTATCAATATCAAGGTGAGTTGATTATTACTAAGCCGGGTGAAGTGATTGCACCAGACGGTGTGTTCTACACCTATGATGAAAAATACAGCGCTGGCAGTCATTCAACCACCACACTTGAAGCACAAGGCTTGAGTGATAAGCAATTAGCCGATATCGATCAGTATTCACGTAAAGTGTTTACCCACATGCAGTTAAAAGATTTATCTCGGATTGATTTTTTCTTAACCGAAGATGATGAAATTTACCTAAATGAAGTTAATACTTTTCCGGGGATGACGCCAATTTCAATGTTTCCTAAGTTAATGGAACATAACGGCCATGTTTTTTCTGCATTCTTAGAGCAAGCGGTTCGTGGTGCGATTAAGTAA
- a CDS encoding YeeE/YedE family protein, producing MQIPWFSLAGGLLLGVSATLLMLFNGKVAGISGIVGGLFNRQQVDKLWRVLFVLGLIGGGAIANAFSSSAGFSGIPQQYVTSLLLMLVAGFVVGIGTKLGNGCTSGHGICGMGRFSIRSIVATCVFMLVAAVTVFVRIHLL from the coding sequence ATGCAAATCCCGTGGTTTTCTTTAGCTGGTGGGCTGTTATTAGGCGTCTCGGCGACATTATTGATGTTGTTTAATGGCAAGGTCGCCGGAATAAGTGGCATTGTTGGTGGGTTGTTTAATCGCCAGCAGGTGGATAAATTATGGCGGGTGTTATTTGTGCTTGGCTTAATTGGGGGTGGAGCGATCGCCAATGCTTTTTCATCGAGTGCTGGGTTTTCAGGTATTCCACAGCAATACGTTACCAGTTTATTGTTAATGCTGGTGGCAGGGTTTGTGGTTGGCATCGGGACTAAATTAGGCAATGGCTGTACCAGCGGGCATGGTATTTGTGGCATGGGACGGTTTTCAATTCGATCCATCGTTGCCACTTGCGTATTTATGCTGGTAGCGGCAGTCACTGTTTTCGTTCGTATTCATCTTCTATAG
- a CDS encoding bifunctional acetate--CoA ligase family protein/GNAT family N-acetyltransferase — protein sequence MLNLNKLLKPTSIAVVGASIRPFRAGSIVMNNLLQGGFHGAIMPVTPRYKSVCGVLAYSDIDDLPLTPDLAIVCTNAKHNKHIFQKLAYKGVGAVIVISADMYQNFESEQTLDQECLAIAHQANMRILGSNSLGMILPWLNLNASLSPVTASKGSIAFISQSAAVCTTILDWANDKNIGFSAFISLGNAIDIDYAELLDTLSVDSKTSAILLYVDSIKDARSFMSAARSASRNRRILVLKSGRSYAGQQAVLAHTRGEQTLDIIYDSAIKRSGMLRVNNTHELFAALETLTHSVPLRGERLAIVTNGGGPAIMAVDALIDRGGKLAQLTDQTLEKLTALLPTSWSHSNPIDLVGDADAQRYVDTITCLFDSDEIDAILIMHSPSAISHPTQTANAVIDAINNHKKSKQFNILTNWSGEETAKEARNLFTQAGIPTYRTPEGAVGAYMHLVEYRRNQKQLMETPLSVELRKPTQLAQAKQWIAQQVEQQHTYFDSHHITALMHNYSINVLPTWLAADPSEAVHISENLGYPVTVKVRSPDIKHKSEIQGVMLNLRNATEVSNAAQAILDRAKLAYPSALIQGLTIQSMVSHAGSQELRIKIDSDPVFGPVIKLGQGGSEWDETHDASVALLPLNMALARYLIIRAMRVGKLRLEQLPNPIDTVALCRLLVRLSQMVIDCPEIISLDLHPLLAAGDEFTVIDARLELQAKDGAARQRLAIKPYPVEHEQTLRLKNSESCLLRPILPEDEDQLAQFITQVSREDLYKRFFSDVGKFNHEALANLTQIDYDREMAFVATQYDSNGQEFIIGVARVVADPHNYDAEFSILVRSDLKGIGLGRILLEKLINYSRSKGSHRMVGMTMPSNKGMIGLSRKLNFHTTIHFEDNLVDMLLELQQGHS from the coding sequence ATGTTGAACCTGAACAAATTACTAAAACCAACCTCTATCGCCGTTGTTGGCGCATCAATTCGCCCTTTTCGTGCCGGCTCTATTGTAATGAACAATTTATTACAAGGTGGGTTTCACGGCGCGATAATGCCGGTGACTCCTCGCTATAAGTCGGTTTGTGGTGTGTTAGCTTATTCAGATATCGATGACTTGCCTCTAACGCCCGATTTAGCCATTGTCTGTACCAACGCAAAGCATAATAAACATATTTTTCAGAAATTAGCCTACAAAGGTGTTGGCGCGGTGATTGTCATTTCCGCGGATATGTATCAGAACTTTGAGAGCGAACAAACATTAGATCAAGAATGTTTAGCCATTGCCCATCAAGCCAATATGCGTATTTTAGGATCAAACAGCTTAGGCATGATCTTGCCATGGTTAAACCTCAATGCGTCACTTTCTCCGGTTACTGCTTCTAAAGGCAGTATTGCGTTTATTTCTCAGTCAGCGGCTGTTTGCACCACCATTCTTGACTGGGCTAACGATAAAAACATTGGATTCTCTGCTTTTATCTCGCTGGGTAATGCCATTGATATTGATTATGCCGAGCTGTTAGATACTTTATCGGTCGACAGTAAAACATCCGCAATTTTGCTGTATGTCGATTCTATTAAAGATGCCCGCAGTTTTATGTCGGCTGCTCGAAGCGCCTCGCGTAATCGCCGTATTTTGGTCTTAAAAAGTGGTCGCAGTTATGCCGGACAACAGGCGGTGCTTGCCCATACTCGCGGTGAGCAAACTTTAGATATCATTTATGATTCTGCGATAAAACGTTCTGGGATGTTACGGGTAAACAATACCCATGAATTATTTGCGGCGTTAGAAACCTTAACCCACTCGGTTCCACTCAGAGGCGAACGATTAGCGATTGTCACTAATGGTGGTGGCCCTGCGATCATGGCGGTCGATGCATTGATTGACCGAGGCGGAAAACTGGCTCAGTTAACCGATCAAACCCTAGAAAAATTAACTGCATTGTTACCCACGAGTTGGTCTCATAGCAACCCGATCGATCTGGTCGGTGATGCCGATGCTCAACGTTATGTTGATACCATTACCTGCCTATTTGATAGTGATGAGATCGATGCCATCTTGATCATGCACAGCCCTTCGGCTATTTCACATCCGACTCAAACTGCCAATGCGGTGATTGATGCGATTAATAACCACAAAAAGAGCAAACAATTTAATATCCTCACCAATTGGTCTGGCGAAGAAACCGCTAAAGAGGCGCGTAACTTATTCACCCAAGCAGGCATTCCTACCTATCGTACCCCAGAAGGTGCGGTGGGCGCTTATATGCATTTGGTCGAATACCGACGTAACCAAAAGCAATTGATGGAAACGCCACTGTCAGTAGAGTTACGAAAACCGACACAATTAGCTCAAGCAAAGCAATGGATTGCCCAGCAAGTTGAGCAACAGCATACGTATTTTGATTCCCATCATATAACGGCTTTAATGCACAACTACAGTATCAACGTGCTTCCCACATGGCTTGCCGCCGATCCAAGTGAAGCGGTACATATTAGTGAGAACTTAGGTTACCCTGTCACTGTTAAAGTGCGTTCACCAGATATAAAGCATAAATCTGAAATACAAGGGGTTATGCTGAATTTGCGTAATGCCACCGAAGTATCCAATGCAGCACAAGCGATTTTAGATCGCGCCAAACTGGCCTATCCGTCAGCATTAATTCAAGGTTTAACCATTCAATCTATGGTGAGTCATGCGGGCTCGCAAGAATTACGCATCAAAATTGATAGTGATCCTGTTTTCGGTCCGGTGATAAAATTAGGTCAAGGGGGCTCAGAATGGGATGAAACGCATGATGCTTCTGTCGCCTTACTGCCACTGAATATGGCGCTGGCCCGCTACCTCATTATTCGTGCGATGCGTGTCGGTAAACTGCGTCTTGAGCAACTTCCCAACCCTATAGATACGGTGGCCCTATGTCGTTTGCTAGTGCGTTTATCGCAAATGGTGATTGATTGCCCTGAGATCATCAGTTTAGATCTCCATCCATTACTCGCGGCTGGAGATGAGTTTACCGTGATTGATGCCAGATTAGAGCTCCAAGCTAAAGATGGCGCTGCTCGTCAACGTTTAGCGATTAAACCTTATCCGGTTGAGCATGAACAAACGTTAAGGTTAAAAAACAGTGAATCGTGTTTATTGCGCCCTATTTTGCCGGAAGATGAAGATCAATTGGCGCAGTTCATTACCCAAGTATCGCGTGAAGATCTGTATAAACGCTTTTTTTCCGATGTTGGAAAATTCAACCATGAAGCCTTAGCCAATCTGACTCAAATAGATTATGACCGTGAAATGGCTTTTGTCGCCACACAATATGATAGCAACGGCCAAGAGTTTATTATCGGGGTTGCCAGAGTGGTCGCAGACCCCCATAACTATGATGCTGAATTCTCAATTTTGGTTCGATCTGATCTAAAAGGCATTGGCCTTGGGCGGATATTACTTGAAAAGCTAATCAACTATAGTCGCAGCAAAGGCTCGCATAGAATGGTGGGGATGACTATGCCTTCCAATAAAGGCATGATTGGGCTGTCTCGTAAGCTGAATTTTCATACCACGATTCATTTTGAAGATAACCTGGTGGATATGCTACTCGAACTTCAACAAGGCCATTCCTAG
- the galE gene encoding UDP-glucose 4-epimerase GalE, producing the protein MLVLVTGGMGYIGSHTCIQMIEAGMTPIIFDNLYNSKSSVLDRIEEVSGQRPIFVEGDVRNKADLDKVFSQYDIESVIHFAGLKAVGESVAMPLEYYDTNVNGSYVLTAAMRDAGVKSLVFSSSATVYGDPASVPILESFPTSATNPYGRSKLIIEECLTDFQKVNPDWSITLLRYFNPVGSHPSGRLGEDPQGIPNNLMPFVSQVAVGRREFLSVFGSDYPTVDGTGVRDYIHVMDLSDGHLAALNHVGKKAGLHIYNLGTGNGNSVLEMVAAFEKASGKPVPYKLVERRPGDIAECWADPAKAKADLKWQATRTLDDMTQDTWRWQSNNPNGYPEV; encoded by the coding sequence ATGTTGGTATTAGTTACGGGCGGAATGGGATATATCGGCAGTCACACCTGCATTCAAATGATCGAAGCCGGTATGACGCCAATCATTTTTGATAATCTTTATAACAGCAAATCTAGCGTACTTGATCGCATTGAAGAAGTGTCGGGCCAACGTCCAATCTTTGTTGAAGGTGATGTGCGTAACAAAGCTGATTTAGATAAAGTGTTTAGCCAATATGATATTGAATCGGTTATTCACTTTGCAGGTTTAAAAGCGGTGGGTGAGTCGGTCGCAATGCCACTTGAATATTATGATACCAACGTTAATGGCTCTTATGTATTAACCGCTGCCATGCGTGATGCAGGCGTTAAATCATTAGTGTTTAGCTCGTCTGCTACTGTATATGGCGATCCTGCTTCTGTGCCTATTTTAGAAAGCTTTCCTACTAGTGCGACCAATCCTTACGGCCGTAGCAAGTTAATTATTGAAGAGTGCCTGACGGATTTCCAAAAAGTTAATCCAGATTGGAGCATTACTTTATTACGTTACTTTAACCCAGTAGGTTCGCACCCGTCAGGACGATTAGGTGAAGATCCTCAAGGGATCCCGAATAATTTAATGCCATTTGTTTCTCAAGTTGCGGTCGGCCGCCGTGAGTTTTTATCGGTGTTTGGCAGTGATTACCCAACCGTTGATGGAACTGGTGTTCGTGATTATATTCATGTTATGGATCTTTCTGATGGCCACTTAGCTGCGCTTAACCATGTTGGTAAAAAAGCAGGTTTGCATATCTATAACTTAGGGACGGGTAACGGCAACAGTGTATTAGAAATGGTGGCAGCGTTTGAAAAAGCGTCGGGTAAACCGGTTCCTTATAAACTGGTTGAACGTCGTCCTGGTGATATTGCAGAGTGTTGGGCCGATCCGGCTAAAGCTAAAGCCGATTTAAAATGGCAAGCAACTCGCACCTTAGATGATATGACGCAAGATACATGGCGTTGGCAATCGAATAACCCAAATGGTTATCCTGAAGTCTAA
- a CDS encoding DUF2789 domain-containing protein → MEMHNHSLSSLFDQLGLASNEEEIKGFIRQHRIHLSGGAKLHHADFWNDSQAAFLKEAKAEDADWSDVVDQLDVLLRTSSEE, encoded by the coding sequence ATGGAGATGCATAATCACAGTCTAAGCTCACTGTTCGATCAACTCGGTCTTGCTAGCAACGAAGAAGAAATAAAAGGCTTTATTCGACAGCATCGTATTCACTTATCAGGTGGAGCCAAATTACATCACGCTGATTTTTGGAATGATTCCCAAGCGGCATTTTTAAAAGAAGCGAAAGCCGAAGATGCCGATTGGTCAGATGTGGTTGATCAACTGGATGTATTGTTACGCACCTCGAGCGAAGAATGA
- a CDS encoding SPOR domain-containing protein encodes MKKVVIISLSALLLAACSSSDYDSDVSTESYQETYKTDEVAQPITESSAAPMEQDVNAEPSMIEPAIAASDKETSAASATESNTDTNKKVVKLSPQSKEVIDNKAEEKKSSESTIRVFYPDNLLSSATQPGEDNYLVQIAALSTEHSLVAVAKNLPSNQPKWVNSKTVNGKQWYTLLLGNYATAQDAKDAILRLSIDMQNLKPFVKSVKAIKTSKYPELKKLPYIVK; translated from the coding sequence ATGAAGAAAGTAGTAATAATCTCCCTTTCTGCGCTGTTATTAGCAGCTTGTTCGTCTAGCGATTATGATTCAGATGTTTCAACTGAATCTTATCAAGAAACCTATAAAACTGACGAAGTCGCACAACCTATTACCGAAAGCAGTGCCGCGCCAATGGAGCAGGATGTCAATGCTGAACCATCGATGATAGAACCTGCAATTGCTGCTTCCGATAAAGAAACATCGGCTGCGTCAGCGACAGAATCTAACACCGACACCAACAAAAAAGTGGTAAAATTGAGTCCACAATCAAAAGAGGTAATAGATAATAAAGCTGAAGAGAAAAAAAGTAGTGAATCTACCATTCGTGTTTTCTACCCAGATAATCTATTAAGTAGTGCGACTCAACCGGGTGAAGATAACTACTTAGTGCAAATCGCGGCATTAAGTACCGAGCACAGTTTGGTTGCCGTGGCGAAAAACCTACCATCAAATCAGCCTAAATGGGTAAATAGCAAAACTGTTAATGGTAAACAATGGTACACATTATTGTTGGGCAATTATGCAACCGCGCAAGATGCAAAAGATGCTATTTTACGACTATCAATTGATATGCAAAACCTAAAGCCATTTGTTAAAAGCGTAAAAGCAATCAAAACATCAAAATACCCTGAGCTTAAAAAATTACCCTATATCGTTAAATAA
- a CDS encoding DUF6691 family protein — protein MNFNKMMPLIAGLLFGMGMVISGMADPAKVIGFLDVAGNWDPSLAFVMGGALLVFTPMYHWVIKPRQQALDNTKLCIPTNKKIDKKLIAGAALFGIGWGIAGVCPGPAISSLSGFNIGILAFVAAMIFGMVLTTKIFKRS, from the coding sequence ATGAACTTTAATAAAATGATGCCACTTATTGCGGGCCTATTATTTGGTATGGGCATGGTGATCTCAGGTATGGCAGATCCCGCCAAAGTGATTGGCTTTTTGGATGTAGCGGGCAATTGGGATCCGAGTTTAGCCTTTGTGATGGGCGGGGCATTACTTGTGTTTACCCCAATGTATCACTGGGTGATAAAACCACGTCAACAAGCGTTAGATAATACAAAACTGTGTATTCCAACCAATAAAAAAATCGACAAAAAACTGATTGCTGGTGCGGCTCTTTTTGGTATTGGTTGGGGGATCGCCGGAGTGTGCCCTGGACCTGCTATTTCATCATTGTCAGGATTTAACATTGGCATACTCGCCTTTGTTGCCGCTATGATTTTTGGCATGGTGCTTACCACTAAAATCTTTAAACGAAGTTAG